A single window of Deinococcus misasensis DSM 22328 DNA harbors:
- a CDS encoding transposase, translating to LPANEHDFTGAKKLNARWADFGCPKIIGDKAYVSPGIITPPKKNAKVVDVRWKPEYGKLRVSIERAFSWVVRVGLRSSQVKTLRTLKTRLAFAFLAHNLRFAHP from the coding sequence TTTGCCTGCCAATGAACATGATTTTACGGGTGCCAAGAAGCTCAATGCCCGGTGGGCCGACTTTGGGTGTCCGAAAATCATTGGGGATAAGGCTTACGTATCGCCGGGGATCATCACCCCACCGAAGAAAAATGCCAAAGTGGTGGATGTGCGTTGGAAGCCTGAGTATGGGAAACTCCGGGTGAGCATCGAAAGGGCTTTTTCATGGGTGGTGCGAGTGGGGCTGAGGAGCAGTCAGGTGAAGACGCTCAGGACGCTAAAAACCCGACTGGCATTTGCTTTTCTAGCACACAACCTCAGATTTGCCCACCCCTAA
- a CDS encoding 1,4-dihydroxy-6-naphthoate synthase, producing the protein MFDLGYSFCPNDTFIFYALTHGRIATPEPIREVLEDVETLNQWALQQKLQITKISYRAYAEVREQYIALRSGGALGRGVGPLIVTRAPLAHLNGKTIASPGALTTAESLLKLYAPEAHIIRMRYDQIMPAVEKGDIDAGLIIHESRFTYPDHGLQKHLDLGAWWEEQTGLPLPLGAILVRRDLPTQLQSELNAAVRSSLEYAYSHPEEPKAYIRQHALEMSDQVMQAHIDLYVNPFSLDVGPEGERAVQELFSRLEKAGVIRPSSLPLFVD; encoded by the coding sequence ATGTTCGACCTCGGATACAGTTTTTGCCCCAACGACACCTTCATCTTCTATGCCCTGACCCACGGACGGATTGCCACCCCAGAGCCCATCCGCGAGGTGCTGGAGGATGTGGAAACCCTCAACCAGTGGGCTTTGCAGCAGAAACTGCAAATCACCAAAATCAGTTACCGCGCCTATGCCGAAGTCAGAGAACAATACATTGCCTTGCGCTCTGGAGGGGCTTTGGGACGAGGGGTGGGGCCTTTGATTGTGACCCGTGCCCCTCTGGCCCACCTGAACGGCAAAACCATCGCTTCGCCGGGTGCCCTGACCACCGCCGAGAGCCTGCTCAAGCTGTATGCACCAGAGGCCCACATCATACGGATGCGTTATGACCAGATCATGCCTGCTGTGGAAAAAGGGGACATCGATGCAGGTCTGATCATCCACGAAAGCCGCTTCACTTATCCCGATCACGGGCTGCAAAAGCATCTGGATCTGGGGGCATGGTGGGAGGAGCAAACCGGGCTTCCTTTGCCTCTGGGGGCCATTCTGGTGCGCCGTGATCTGCCCACCCAACTCCAGAGCGAACTGAATGCAGCCGTCAGGAGCAGTCTGGAATACGCTTACAGCCATCCTGAGGAGCCCAAAGCCTACATCCGTCAACATGCGCTGGAAATGAGCGATCAGGTGATGCAGGCCCACATCGACCTGTACGTGAACCCTTTTTCTCTGGATGTGGGTCCTGAGGGGGAAAGGGCCGTTCAGGAGTTGTTTTCCAGATTGGAAAAGGCAGGGGTGATCCGTCCTTCCAGCCTGCCCCTGTTCGTGGATTGA
- the mqnB gene encoding futalosine hydrolase — protein MNILLVVATEGEALFFGALVAEVAVTGIGAVNAALGTLQAASGSRPDLIINVGIAGAFPQGSLQIGDVVVSSQITYASMGAENSNGSFLDLRTLGFPLHGTFYNQLPVWSQAAQVAEMLNLPAGEMLTVDTATGTQTSLERLQSCHPEALTEGMEGAGVAMAGLRLDVPVLEVRGISNMVGPRDRESWKIPLALKNCREALDRLLAVVQDF, from the coding sequence GTGAACATTTTGCTTGTGGTGGCAACAGAAGGGGAAGCCCTGTTTTTTGGTGCTCTTGTGGCAGAAGTGGCGGTCACCGGGATTGGTGCAGTCAATGCCGCTCTGGGCACCTTGCAGGCGGCCAGTGGATCCAGACCCGATTTGATCATCAATGTGGGAATTGCCGGAGCCTTCCCCCAGGGTTCCCTCCAGATCGGTGATGTGGTGGTGTCCAGCCAGATCACGTATGCCTCGATGGGCGCAGAAAACAGCAATGGCAGCTTTCTGGACCTGCGCACCCTCGGGTTTCCTTTGCACGGCACGTTTTACAACCAGTTGCCCGTCTGGTCACAGGCTGCACAGGTGGCTGAAATGCTGAACCTTCCAGCAGGGGAGATGCTTACTGTGGACACAGCAACAGGCACACAGACCTCTCTGGAACGCCTGCAATCCTGCCACCCCGAGGCCCTGACTGAAGGCATGGAGGGGGCAGGTGTGGCAATGGCGGGTCTCAGGCTGGATGTGCCTGTGCTGGAGGTGCGTGGGATCAGCAACATGGTGGGACCCAGAGACCGGGAAAGCTGGAAGATTCCTCTGGCCCTCAAGAACTGCCGGGAGGCTCTGGACAGACTGCTGGCTGTGGTGCAGGACTTCTGA
- the pyrE gene encoding orotate phosphoribosyltransferase, with protein sequence MDVLQTYKFYGAFHEGHFLLASGRHSPYFLQSTTVLQHPIAADQFGEDLGNKVRHAGWQPSFVIGPAMGGVVLAYVTARQLGTRAIFAEKDGQGGMKIREAFGESFNGQSFIAVEDVITTGGSVLKAVRAAEAMGAKCLGIACIIDRRKNPEELLEGHKVVSLTQLYFDTYLPDQLPEWLAARPLQEI encoded by the coding sequence ATGGACGTCTTGCAAACCTACAAGTTTTACGGCGCCTTCCACGAGGGGCATTTCCTGCTGGCCTCTGGACGCCACTCTCCATACTTCCTGCAATCCACCACCGTGCTGCAACACCCCATTGCCGCCGACCAGTTTGGTGAAGACCTCGGCAACAAAGTCCGCCATGCTGGATGGCAACCCAGCTTCGTGATCGGTCCGGCCATGGGCGGTGTGGTTCTTGCTTATGTGACGGCCCGTCAGCTGGGCACCCGTGCCATCTTCGCAGAAAAAGACGGTCAGGGGGGCATGAAAATCCGCGAAGCTTTCGGTGAAAGTTTCAACGGCCAGAGTTTCATTGCCGTCGAAGATGTGATCACCACCGGAGGCAGCGTGCTCAAAGCCGTGCGTGCCGCCGAAGCCATGGGCGCAAAATGCCTCGGGATTGCCTGCATCATTGACCGACGCAAGAACCCCGAAGAACTGCTCGAAGGCCACAAAGTGGTGTCCCTGACCCAGCTTTACTTCGACACCTACCTGCCCGATCAGCTGCCCGAGTGGCTGGCTGCCCGTCCTTTGCAGGAGATCTGA
- a CDS encoding nitroreductase family protein yields MNPADVKHFFAQHWTVRKYKNVPMPEDHLDAILYAAQRAPTDATAQMYTLIRLTDPEVRQKMADLTNNAHIGTASESFVVCADIHRLNQLLKTRGYMPGNWPAVAVHFAVGDAVMAAQNMLIAAEMLGYMGCWIGGVMNNLPAITELLDLPEGVFPFAALTMGVPDEEPKHRPRLERALVVHENTYQKPDVALLEKGLNDMAPITARGDWGLTLSRYFAEGGSMEAREVLLRQVLEAQGFSHVSSADHLFREAVQAGYPELVVRQKKSGGLEAWIDQGHLAHRGDGNTLTEALKNALMEASKEPTE; encoded by the coding sequence ATGAACCCTGCAGATGTGAAACATTTCTTTGCCCAACACTGGACCGTGCGCAAGTACAAAAATGTGCCCATGCCAGAGGACCATCTGGATGCCATCCTGTATGCAGCCCAGCGTGCGCCCACCGATGCCACCGCCCAGATGTACACACTGATTCGCCTGACTGATCCTGAAGTTCGGCAAAAGATGGCAGACCTGACGAACAATGCCCACATCGGGACCGCCAGCGAAAGCTTTGTGGTGTGTGCAGACATCCACCGCTTGAACCAGTTGCTGAAAACCCGAGGATACATGCCCGGCAACTGGCCTGCTGTGGCCGTGCATTTCGCTGTGGGGGATGCTGTCATGGCCGCCCAAAACATGCTGATTGCCGCCGAAATGCTCGGATACATGGGGTGCTGGATTGGCGGCGTGATGAACAACCTGCCTGCCATCACTGAGCTGCTGGACCTGCCAGAGGGGGTGTTTCCATTTGCAGCCCTGACCATGGGTGTTCCAGACGAGGAGCCCAAACACCGTCCACGTCTGGAGCGTGCTCTGGTGGTCCACGAAAACACCTACCAGAAACCGGATGTGGCCTTGCTGGAAAAAGGCTTGAACGACATGGCCCCCATCACTGCCAGAGGGGATTGGGGCCTGACCCTCAGCCGTTACTTTGCTGAGGGGGGATCCATGGAAGCCAGAGAAGTGTTGCTTCGTCAGGTGCTCGAAGCACAGGGTTTTTCCCATGTGTCCAGCGCAGACCATTTGTTCAGAGAAGCAGTGCAGGCAGGATATCCAGAGTTGGTGGTGCGCCAGAAGAAGTCTGGAGGGCTTGAAGCCTGGATTGATCAGGGGCATCTGGCCCACCGTGGTGATGGAAACACCCTGACCGAAGCCCTCAAGAATGCTTTAATGGAAGCATCAAAGGAGCCCACTGAATGA
- a CDS encoding glucose-1-phosphate thymidylyltransferase, whose amino-acid sequence MKAIIPAAGLGTRLRPLTYTRPKPVLKVANKPIILFAIENLMAAGITDIGIIVSGLTRKDIEEAINGTPGVNITYIHQGETLGLGHAVKMARDFVGQDDFCVYLGDNLFGNGITTYVERFKATQADAVIALVEVENPSSFGVAVLNEAGQITQLVEKPKVPPSNLAVAGVYCFKPGIMNILEHLKPSARGEYEITDAIAELIHSGQKVIGEQVQGWWKDTGKPYDLIDANRLLLEDLEPQVQGEVHDSRITGRVVIEEGAVVRNSIVMGPALIGKDVVIENAYVGPFTSIGQKSRICNSEVEYSVIDAEVVIENVDVRLQECLLGLRAQIKGKTGVPRAHRFILSDASVLDLSVQ is encoded by the coding sequence ATGAAAGCCATCATTCCTGCTGCAGGCCTTGGCACCCGACTTCGCCCCCTCACTTACACCCGACCCAAACCTGTTTTGAAGGTTGCCAACAAACCCATCATCCTGTTTGCCATTGAGAACCTGATGGCAGCAGGCATCACCGACATTGGGATCATCGTCTCGGGCCTGACCCGCAAAGACATTGAAGAAGCCATCAATGGCACGCCCGGCGTCAACATCACTTACATCCATCAGGGGGAAACCCTCGGGCTGGGACATGCCGTCAAAATGGCCAGAGATTTTGTGGGTCAGGATGATTTCTGTGTGTACCTCGGAGACAACCTGTTTGGAAATGGCATCACCACCTACGTGGAGCGTTTCAAAGCCACACAGGCAGATGCCGTGATTGCTCTGGTTGAGGTGGAAAACCCCAGTTCTTTCGGGGTGGCGGTGCTGAACGAAGCGGGGCAAATCACCCAACTGGTGGAAAAACCCAAAGTGCCCCCGAGCAACCTTGCCGTGGCAGGCGTCTACTGCTTCAAGCCTGGCATCATGAACATTCTGGAACACCTCAAACCCAGTGCCCGAGGCGAGTACGAAATCACCGATGCCATTGCCGAACTGATCCACTCGGGCCAGAAGGTGATTGGTGAGCAGGTTCAGGGTTGGTGGAAAGACACTGGCAAACCCTACGACCTGATCGATGCCAACCGCCTTTTGCTGGAAGACCTTGAGCCTCAGGTGCAGGGCGAAGTGCATGATTCCCGCATCACTGGGCGCGTGGTCATCGAAGAGGGGGCTGTGGTTCGCAACAGCATTGTGATGGGTCCTGCCTTGATTGGCAAAGACGTGGTCATTGAAAACGCTTATGTGGGTCCCTTCACCAGCATTGGTCAAAAAAGCCGCATCTGCAATTCAGAAGTGGAATACAGCGTGATCGATGCCGAGGTGGTCATCGAAAACGTGGATGTGCGTTTGCAAGAGTGTCTGCTTGGCCTGCGAGCCCAGATCAAAGGCAAAACGGGGGTGCCCAGAGCGCACCGTTTCATCCTGTCAGACGCCAGTGTGCTAGACCTCAGCGTGCAGTGA
- a CDS encoding GntR family transcriptional regulator, whose product MAKYPLIKATLKERLLSSYYPEGIPLPSEPLLAKEFDVSRMTARRAIDELEREGYVYRIQGAGTFPTGKRFRQGVFRIRPFREWARGAETHTRILQARVLDATPEMGVVLQIPAGEPIIFIHRLRTAGDEPLVIEKRYINFRMAGDLLKHNLAVESIHEVLVEKLGIPLTRVEQSLEAVNLRQEEAELLRVPVGTAAFLLRRTTYSGPTRVAYVNYWVRGDRYAFQDSFEP is encoded by the coding sequence GTGGCCAAATACCCCCTGATCAAAGCGACGCTCAAGGAGCGACTGCTCAGCAGCTACTACCCCGAAGGCATCCCCCTCCCCAGCGAACCCCTGCTGGCCAAAGAATTTGATGTCTCCCGCATGACTGCACGCCGGGCCATCGATGAACTCGAACGCGAGGGCTATGTTTACCGCATTCAGGGGGCAGGCACCTTCCCCACCGGAAAACGCTTCCGTCAGGGGGTGTTCCGCATCCGTCCTTTCCGCGAATGGGCCAGAGGGGCAGAAACCCACACCCGCATCCTGCAGGCCCGCGTGCTGGACGCCACCCCAGAAATGGGCGTGGTGCTGCAGATCCCGGCTGGCGAACCCATCATCTTCATTCACCGCCTCAGAACTGCCGGAGACGAGCCTCTGGTGATCGAGAAGCGCTACATCAACTTCCGCATGGCCGGAGACCTCCTCAAGCACAACCTTGCCGTGGAGTCCATCCACGAAGTGCTCGTTGAGAAGCTCGGGATTCCGCTCACCCGCGTGGAACAGAGTCTGGAAGCCGTCAACCTCCGTCAGGAAGAAGCCGAACTGCTGCGTGTGCCCGTGGGAACCGCAGCTTTCTTGCTCAGGCGCACCACCTACAGTGGCCCCACCCGAGTGGCTTACGTGAACTACTGGGTGCGTGGCGACCGTTACGCCTTCCAGGACAGCTTCGAACCTTAA
- a CDS encoding TetR/AcrR family transcriptional regulator encodes MNNRVKKGEQTRQHIIERSAPIFNTRGFSGTSIQEILKETGLEKGGLYNHFKSKDELALEAFNHAVALLSVAHREAQQGKHGVFERLEAIFDVVMRSATDQILPGGCPIMNVSVEADDTHPVLLERAREAALELQQFMGRVLASGIRKGELKATLDPEGTARVMFALFEGGILLTRLHGNVRYLHDARQHMLGLLQGHLQER; translated from the coding sequence ATGAACAACCGCGTCAAAAAGGGCGAACAGACCCGCCAGCACATCATTGAACGGTCTGCGCCCATCTTCAACACCCGAGGGTTTTCTGGAACCAGCATTCAGGAGATCCTCAAGGAAACCGGTCTTGAAAAAGGCGGCCTCTACAACCACTTCAAAAGCAAGGATGAACTGGCTCTGGAGGCGTTCAACCATGCGGTGGCATTGCTGTCTGTGGCCCACCGTGAAGCCCAGCAGGGAAAACATGGGGTCTTTGAGCGCTTGGAGGCCATTTTTGATGTCGTCATGCGCTCTGCCACCGATCAGATTTTGCCCGGAGGTTGCCCAATCATGAATGTCTCTGTGGAAGCAGACGATACCCATCCTGTGCTCCTTGAGCGGGCCAGAGAGGCCGCTCTGGAGTTGCAGCAGTTCATGGGGCGGGTGCTGGCTTCGGGCATCCGTAAAGGCGAACTGAAGGCCACACTGGACCCCGAAGGCACGGCTCGGGTCATGTTCGCTCTCTTTGAAGGAGGCATTTTGCTGACCCGTTTGCATGGGAATGTGCGTTACCTGCACGATGCAAGGCAACACATGCTGGGTTTGCTTCAGGGACACCTTCAGGAACGCTGA
- a CDS encoding DinB family protein, with translation MLAEKTFLSKLGTSGPEVIARLHQEIARYQDAALQQQDHWLHPRAEGAWSPAQITEHVILISRAMSRVLLAFQMPEFPDFPRAKGEMKNGKMQSPPYGLPTEGKSWEDLHEDWTKTHIRLIQAAEGVQNWQDSRTFTHPFFGELTVLEWLQMATYHLIHHRRQLA, from the coding sequence ATGCTTGCTGAAAAAACCTTTCTCTCCAAACTGGGCACCTCTGGCCCTGAAGTCATTGCCCGTCTGCATCAGGAGATTGCACGCTATCAGGATGCAGCCCTGCAACAACAGGACCACTGGCTGCACCCCAGAGCAGAAGGTGCATGGTCTCCAGCACAGATCACTGAACATGTGATTCTGATTTCCAGAGCCATGTCCCGGGTGCTCTTGGCCTTTCAGATGCCAGAGTTTCCAGATTTCCCGCGTGCAAAAGGGGAGATGAAAAACGGAAAAATGCAAAGCCCACCTTACGGCCTTCCCACAGAAGGAAAAAGCTGGGAAGATCTGCATGAGGACTGGACCAAAACCCACATCCGCCTGATTCAGGCTGCAGAAGGGGTCCAGAACTGGCAGGATTCACGCACCTTCACCCACCCATTCTTTGGTGAATTGACGGTGCTGGAATGGCTGCAAATGGCCACCTACCACCTGATCCACCACCGCAGACAACTGGCATGA
- a CDS encoding TerC family protein — protein sequence MTELLALTYLGKPVWIWAMFIALVLTLLAFDLGVLSKKHKNKEISVAESLKLSAFYIAIAIAYGGFIWWYLGQDAALAYYTGFAVEKSLALDNIFVISLIFSYLAIPRQYQHRVLFWGILGVIVLRAIMIGLGAALVSNFDWVLYIFGAFLLLTGIKMLKNKDEETSIEDNKFLQWVQKRIKVTPTLHGEKFFVTQKDPRSGKMMRFATPLFLALVMVEFADIIFAVDSIPAIFAITQDPFIVYTSNIFAILGLRALYFALAAMVNRFEYLKYALALVLVFIGAKIFYNQIFGKMDPAISLTVTLGLLAGGVIFSMIKTRNDEKKALSSSGSK from the coding sequence GTGACCGAACTTCTCGCTCTGACCTATCTTGGTAAACCCGTGTGGATCTGGGCCATGTTCATTGCCCTCGTCCTGACCTTGTTGGCCTTTGATTTGGGTGTGCTCAGCAAAAAGCACAAAAACAAAGAAATCAGTGTGGCAGAAAGCCTCAAACTCTCTGCGTTTTACATTGCCATCGCCATTGCATACGGTGGATTCATCTGGTGGTATCTGGGTCAAGACGCTGCTCTGGCGTACTACACCGGATTTGCCGTCGAGAAAAGTCTGGCGCTGGACAACATTTTTGTGATCTCCCTGATCTTCAGCTATCTGGCCATCCCGAGGCAGTACCAGCACCGGGTCTTGTTCTGGGGCATTCTGGGCGTGATTGTGCTCCGGGCCATCATGATCGGTCTGGGTGCTGCTCTGGTCAGCAACTTTGACTGGGTGCTCTACATTTTCGGTGCGTTCTTGCTGCTCACCGGCATCAAGATGCTCAAAAACAAAGACGAAGAAACCAGCATCGAAGACAACAAATTCCTGCAGTGGGTGCAAAAACGCATCAAAGTCACCCCCACTTTGCACGGTGAAAAATTCTTTGTGACCCAGAAAGACCCTCGCTCTGGCAAAATGATGCGCTTCGCCACCCCCTTGTTCCTCGCTCTGGTGATGGTGGAATTTGCCGACATCATCTTTGCTGTGGACAGCATCCCTGCGATCTTCGCCATCACACAGGACCCCTTTATTGTGTACACCTCCAACATCTTCGCCATTCTGGGTTTGCGTGCCCTGTACTTCGCTCTGGCCGCCATGGTCAACCGCTTTGAGTACCTGAAATATGCGCTGGCTCTGGTGCTGGTGTTCATCGGGGCCAAGATTTTCTACAACCAGATTTTCGGCAAGATGGACCCTGCCATCTCCCTGACCGTGACCCTCGGCCTCCTCGCAGGTGGGGTGATCTTCTCGATGATCAAAACCCGCAACGACGAGAAAAAAGCCCTGTCCAGCTCTGGAAGCAAGTGA
- a CDS encoding O-acetyl-ADP-ribose deacetylase, which produces MERILLHQGDITRLEVDAIVNAANSSFLGGGGVDGAIHRAAGPELALECRNLHGCKTGQAKITRGYRLPAKHVIHTVGPVWNGGQNHEDELLASCYQKSLELAAQHQLKTVAFPAISTGIYRFPLERATQIALETVHSFLQTHPLPEQVVFVCFSDKDFEVYQHSVQKMELKSL; this is translated from the coding sequence ATGGAACGCATTTTGCTGCACCAAGGAGACATCACCCGATTGGAGGTGGATGCCATCGTCAATGCAGCCAACAGCAGTTTTCTGGGTGGAGGGGGCGTGGATGGAGCCATCCACCGTGCTGCAGGACCAGAGTTGGCTCTGGAGTGCCGCAACCTGCATGGCTGCAAAACCGGGCAGGCCAAAATCACCAGAGGATACCGCTTGCCTGCCAAACACGTGATCCACACCGTTGGACCTGTCTGGAATGGAGGGCAAAACCATGAGGATGAACTGCTGGCTTCCTGTTACCAGAAAAGTCTGGAACTTGCAGCCCAACACCAGCTGAAAACCGTGGCTTTCCCGGCCATCAGCACAGGAATTTACCGGTTCCCTCTGGAAAGGGCCACCCAGATTGCCCTTGAAACAGTGCACAGCTTTTTGCAAACCCATCCACTGCCAGAGCAAGTGGTTTTTGTTTGTTTCAGTGACAAAGACTTTGAGGTGTATCAGCACTCGGTACAGAAAATGGAGCTCAAAAGCCTGTGA
- the pgm gene encoding phosphoglucomutase (alpha-D-glucose-1,6-bisphosphate-dependent) encodes MALHELAGKPAPHNILVNIPRLVSSYYSVKPDPQNPAQRVGFGTSGHRGTSFNGTFNENHILAVSQAVAEYRAEQGITGPLFIGMDSHALSEAAWITALEVLLANGVDVQVDKGRGYTPTPLVSHAILNHNKGRTESLADGIVITPSHNPPQDGGFKYNPPSGGPADTNITKVVQERANQLLENGLDGVKRISFEEAFKAATPFDFVTPYVEQLKEVIDIDAIKQAGVKIGVDPLGGASLETWQVIRDHYGLDLTIVNERIDANFSFMTVDKDGKIRMDCSSPYAMASLIGLKDQFDIAIGNDPDADRHGIVTRDGIMNPNHYLAVCISYLYQHRDWNADMGVGKTLVSSSIIDRVVAALGKKLVEVPVGFKYFVDGLQGGTIGFGGEESAGASFQRFDGSAWSTDKDGIILGLLAAEILAKTGKSPSEHYRDLEAQFGATAYSRMDAEANAAQKKVLSNLSPELVTATTLAGEPILAKLTRAPGNNEPIGGLKVVTENAWFAARPSGTEDVYKIYAESFKGPEHLQQVMTEAREVVGAAFKAAGL; translated from the coding sequence ATGGCGCTGCATGAACTGGCTGGCAAACCCGCCCCCCACAACATTCTGGTCAACATTCCCCGTCTGGTGAGCAGTTATTACTCCGTCAAACCCGATCCCCAGAACCCTGCACAGAGGGTGGGTTTCGGAACCAGCGGTCACCGTGGAACCTCTTTCAATGGCACCTTCAACGAAAACCACATTCTGGCGGTTTCACAAGCCGTGGCAGAATACCGTGCAGAACAAGGCATCACTGGCCCCCTGTTCATTGGGATGGACAGCCACGCCCTTTCTGAGGCTGCATGGATCACCGCTCTGGAAGTGTTGCTGGCCAATGGGGTGGATGTGCAAGTGGACAAAGGCCGCGGTTACACCCCCACTCCTCTGGTCTCCCATGCCATTCTGAACCACAACAAAGGCCGCACCGAAAGTCTGGCAGACGGCATTGTGATCACCCCAAGTCACAACCCTCCTCAGGACGGAGGATTCAAATACAATCCCCCCTCTGGTGGGCCTGCAGACACCAACATCACCAAAGTGGTTCAGGAACGGGCCAACCAGCTTCTGGAAAACGGTCTGGATGGGGTCAAGCGCATCTCTTTTGAAGAGGCTTTCAAAGCTGCAACCCCTTTTGACTTTGTGACCCCTTATGTTGAGCAACTGAAAGAAGTCATTGACATCGATGCCATCAAACAGGCAGGTGTGAAGATCGGCGTGGATCCTCTGGGAGGGGCCAGTCTGGAAACCTGGCAGGTCATCCGGGACCATTACGGTCTGGACCTCACCATCGTCAATGAGCGCATTGATGCGAACTTCAGTTTCATGACCGTGGACAAAGACGGCAAAATCCGCATGGACTGCTCCAGCCCTTATGCGATGGCCTCTTTGATCGGACTCAAAGACCAGTTTGACATTGCCATTGGCAACGACCCGGATGCGGACCGCCACGGCATTGTCACCCGGGATGGCATCATGAACCCCAACCATTATCTGGCCGTGTGCATTTCTTACCTGTACCAGCACCGCGATTGGAACGCAGACATGGGTGTGGGCAAAACACTGGTGTCCAGCAGCATCATTGACCGGGTGGTTGCCGCTCTGGGCAAGAAACTGGTTGAGGTGCCTGTGGGCTTCAAATACTTTGTGGATGGCCTGCAAGGGGGCACCATTGGCTTTGGTGGTGAGGAGAGCGCCGGAGCCTCTTTCCAGCGTTTTGATGGCTCTGCATGGTCCACAGACAAAGATGGCATCATTCTGGGATTGCTGGCCGCGGAAATCTTGGCCAAGACAGGCAAAAGCCCCTCTGAGCACTACCGGGATCTGGAAGCCCAGTTTGGGGCCACCGCCTACTCCCGCATGGATGCAGAAGCCAATGCTGCCCAGAAGAAAGTGCTCTCCAACCTGTCTCCAGAGCTGGTGACGGCCACCACTCTGGCCGGAGAACCCATTCTGGCCAAACTGACCCGTGCTCCCGGCAACAACGAACCCATCGGTGGTCTGAAAGTGGTCACCGAGAATGCGTGGTTTGCTGCCCGTCCCAGCGGAACCGAAGACGTGTACAAAATCTATGCCGAGTCCTTCAAAGGCCCCGAGCACCTGCAACAGGTGATGACCGAAGCCAGAGAAGTGGTTGGTGCTGCATTCAAAGCTGCAGGTCTGTGA
- a CDS encoding DUF1648 domain-containing protein, protein MNNLKADLWAWLIFVLVWGYIVYNFNALPERVPVHFNIQGEPDRFGHPSEVFISLVTMLPYFFLLFLNPANMGIKGEQNQQNFAQTQQYARILLILLPSSIALGQVLNWQGMLDQNGTMKVIFTMVGVFLTLMGNVAPRVPRNTVSGFRTAYTLRSDRAWYEINRKSAYLMTACGCLIVILTWILPGTTPIFGLLASIVAMLLGLFFLNRRARVLWEQDPKRVPLEEQPF, encoded by the coding sequence ATGAACAACCTCAAAGCAGATCTCTGGGCCTGGCTGATTTTTGTGCTGGTGTGGGGTTACATCGTTTACAACTTCAACGCCCTGCCAGAGCGGGTCCCGGTCCATTTCAACATCCAAGGTGAGCCCGACCGGTTTGGTCATCCCTCCGAAGTGTTCATCTCTCTGGTGACCATGCTGCCCTATTTCTTCCTGCTGTTTTTGAACCCGGCCAACATGGGCATCAAAGGAGAACAGAACCAGCAGAACTTTGCCCAGACCCAGCAGTACGCCCGCATTTTGCTGATTTTGCTGCCTTCCAGCATTGCTCTGGGACAGGTGCTGAATTGGCAGGGCATGCTGGACCAGAACGGCACCATGAAAGTGATTTTCACCATGGTCGGGGTGTTCCTGACCCTGATGGGCAACGTGGCTCCCAGAGTCCCACGCAACACCGTGTCAGGTTTCAGGACGGCCTACACCCTGCGCAGTGACCGCGCCTGGTATGAAATCAACCGCAAATCCGCTTACCTGATGACCGCCTGCGGATGCCTGATCGTGATTCTGACCTGGATTTTGCCCGGAACCACCCCCATTTTTGGATTGCTGGCAAGCATTGTTGCCATGCTGCTGGGCCTGTTCTTCCTGAACCGTAGGGCCAGAGTGCTCTGGGAGCAGGATCCCAAAAGGGTGCCTCTGGAAGAACAGCCTTTTTGA
- a CDS encoding autorepressor SdpR family transcription factor — protein sequence MNEVFKALSDPTRREILRVLRDSPKTAGELAELFPLAKSTLSGHFNVLKAAGLVRTEKEGTTITYHLNATVMQDALTHIMGFFKVGDGL from the coding sequence ATGAATGAAGTCTTCAAAGCCCTGTCTGACCCCACCCGCCGGGAAATCCTGCGGGTCCTGCGCGACAGTCCCAAAACCGCTGGTGAGCTGGCCGAACTTTTTCCTCTGGCCAAAAGCACCCTTTCCGGGCACTTCAATGTGCTGAAAGCCGCCGGACTGGTTCGCACAGAAAAAGAAGGCACCACCATCACCTATCACCTGAACGCCACCGTGATGCAAGATGCGCTGACACACATCATGGGCTTCTTCAAAGTGGGAGACGGTTTATGA